The following coding sequences lie in one Allochromatium vinosum DSM 180 genomic window:
- a CDS encoding NADH:flavin oxidoreductase/NADH oxidase, with protein MSALFSSFRLKDITLRNRIAVPPMCQYSAENGLTNAWHQAHYASLARGGAGLVIVEATAVAPEGRITPACLGLWNETQAEGLARIAAAIKAGGAVPGIQIGHAGRKASANRPWEGDDHIPEGDPRGWTPLAPSAIAFGANLPRVSKAMSLEEIARVRGDFVAAANRAREAGFEWLELHFAHGYLGQSFFSVHSNQRTDDYGGDAAGRGRFLRETLAAVREVWPERLPLTARFGVIEFDGHDEETLAESIELVRDWRRGGLDLLSVSVGFSTPTAQIPWGPAFLAPIAERVRREAELPVASAWGIDAPATCNRVIEQQQMDLVMVGRAHLANPHWPYQAALALNEDRASWVLPAPYAHWLEKYRPSA; from the coding sequence ATGTCCGCACTCTTCTCCAGCTTCAGGCTCAAGGACATCACGCTGCGTAACCGCATCGCCGTCCCGCCGATGTGCCAGTACAGTGCCGAAAACGGCCTCACCAACGCTTGGCACCAGGCCCATTACGCAAGCTTGGCGCGCGGTGGGGCCGGACTGGTGATCGTCGAGGCCACCGCCGTGGCCCCGGAGGGTCGCATCACCCCGGCCTGTCTCGGACTCTGGAACGAGACCCAGGCCGAAGGTCTGGCGCGCATCGCGGCCGCGATCAAAGCCGGTGGCGCGGTTCCGGGTATCCAGATCGGCCATGCCGGCCGCAAGGCCAGCGCCAACCGCCCTTGGGAGGGTGACGACCACATTCCCGAAGGCGACCCGCGCGGCTGGACACCGCTCGCTCCCTCGGCGATCGCCTTCGGCGCCAATCTGCCGCGCGTCTCCAAGGCCATGAGCCTAGAGGAGATCGCCCGCGTTCGCGGCGACTTCGTGGCCGCCGCCAACCGTGCCCGCGAGGCCGGTTTCGAATGGCTCGAACTGCACTTCGCTCATGGCTATCTGGGACAAAGCTTCTTCTCCGTCCACTCCAACCAGCGTACCGACGACTACGGCGGCGACGCCGCCGGACGCGGCCGTTTCCTGCGCGAGACCCTGGCGGCCGTGCGCGAGGTCTGGCCGGAACGTCTGCCGCTGACGGCCCGCTTCGGCGTCATCGAGTTCGATGGCCACGACGAGGAGACGCTGGCCGAGTCGATTGAGCTGGTGCGAGACTGGCGGCGTGGCGGTCTGGATCTGCTGAGCGTCAGCGTCGGGTTTTCCACGCCGACCGCCCAGATTCCCTGGGGACCGGCGTTTCTGGCCCCCATCGCCGAGCGCGTTCGCCGCGAAGCCGAGCTGCCGGTCGCTTCGGCCTGGGGCATCGATGCCCCCGCCACCTGCAATCGTGTCATCGAGCAGCAGCAGATGGATCTGGTGATGGTCGGGCGCGCCCATCTGGCCAACCCGCACTGGCCCTATCAGGCGGCCCTGGCGCTGAACGAAGACAGGGCGTCCTGGGTCTTGCCGGCTCCCTATGCGCACTGGCTGGAGAAGTATCGGCCCAGCGCCTGA
- a CDS encoding DegQ family serine endoprotease, with the protein MYSRLTQSYWSLLPLLLCLTTVSQAALPLSVDGQPLPTLAPMLERVLPAVVNVSTVTRIETAEHPLLRDPFFRHFFDIPSRRQSRENSSLGSGIIVDAGRGLVLSNHHVIAKADAIRVTLHDGRTLEATLIGSDPETDVAVLRIPVQDLSALPLADSDRLRVGDFVVAIGNPFGLRQTVTSGIVSGLGRTGLGIEGYENFIQTDASINPGNSGGPLVNLNGELVGMNTAILAPGGGNIGIGFAIPTNMARAILEQLVEFGAVRRGLFGVAVQDLTDDLSGALGLSNLDGALITTVERGSAADEAGLRVGDIILKLNDKAVRGASDLRNQFGLLRVGESITLDILRDGKPRRLTGRVADPYRHYIPGERLSPVLAGARFGELDTTSGIPAVPVGTVDPESPAWLAGLREGDRLVQVNGQRIGDPRDIAQILRASKGLYSLRIQRGDDLILLSRR; encoded by the coding sequence ATGTACTCCCGGCTTACCCAGTCTTATTGGAGCCTGTTGCCGCTGCTCCTGTGTCTGACGACCGTGTCTCAGGCCGCGCTGCCGCTGAGCGTCGACGGCCAGCCGCTGCCGACGCTCGCGCCCATGCTGGAGCGCGTGCTGCCCGCCGTGGTCAACGTCTCGACCGTCACCCGCATCGAGACGGCCGAACATCCCCTGCTGCGCGACCCCTTCTTCCGTCATTTCTTCGACATTCCCAGCCGGCGCCAGTCGCGCGAGAACAGCAGTCTCGGCTCGGGCATCATCGTCGACGCCGGGCGCGGTCTGGTGCTCTCCAATCATCATGTCATCGCCAAGGCCGACGCGATCCGGGTGACGCTGCACGATGGGCGCACCCTGGAGGCAACCCTGATCGGCAGCGATCCGGAGACCGATGTCGCCGTGCTGCGCATCCCGGTCCAGGATCTGAGCGCCCTGCCCCTCGCCGACTCCGACCGGCTGCGTGTCGGTGATTTCGTGGTCGCCATCGGCAACCCGTTCGGACTGCGCCAGACCGTGACCTCGGGCATCGTCAGCGGCCTGGGACGCACGGGGCTGGGTATCGAAGGCTACGAGAACTTCATCCAGACCGATGCCTCGATCAACCCCGGCAACTCGGGCGGACCGCTGGTGAACCTGAACGGCGAGCTGGTCGGCATGAACACCGCCATCCTCGCCCCCGGCGGCGGCAACATCGGCATCGGCTTCGCGATCCCAACCAACATGGCGCGCGCCATCCTGGAGCAACTCGTCGAGTTCGGCGCGGTGCGGCGCGGTCTGTTCGGTGTCGCGGTGCAGGATCTGACCGATGATCTGTCCGGCGCTCTGGGTCTGAGCAACCTCGATGGCGCCCTGATCACGACCGTGGAGCGCGGTTCGGCGGCCGACGAGGCTGGACTGCGCGTGGGCGACATCATCCTGAAGCTCAACGACAAAGCCGTGCGCGGCGCATCGGATCTGCGCAATCAGTTCGGACTGCTGCGGGTCGGCGAGTCGATCACGCTCGACATCCTGCGTGACGGCAAGCCGCGTCGGCTGACCGGGCGCGTCGCCGATCCCTATCGCCATTACATTCCGGGCGAACGCCTGTCGCCGGTTCTGGCCGGCGCCCGATTCGGCGAACTGGACACGACCTCGGGCATCCCGGCCGTGCCCGTGGGGACCGTCGACCCCGAGAGTCCGGCCTGGCTGGCCGGGTTGCGCGAGGGCGATCGTCTGGTCCAGGTCAATGGCCAGCGCATCGGTGATCCACGCGATATCGCCCAGATCCTGCGCGCCTCCAAGGGGCTGTATAGCCTGCGCATCCAGCGCGGTGATGATCTGATCCTGCTGTCGCGACGCTGA
- a CDS encoding diguanylate cyclase: protein MKNSFLYKVVILLTLTIFRLSDALSAPLVLEDRPQGQRAEGYLSVLRDPSGRLDFDQVRERSFTPLAGQAGFGFTHDAIWLKLDVHENTGALEPDDGHWWLEVALPSLDDLRLYVPDADGHYRMTRVGDHQPFAERPLAHRLFIFPLALPGPGTYSLYLRVATGDSLAVPVRLWGPQSLRERMAHENLWLGISYGLILGMLIYNAFLWIALRDSLYGIYVLACLTSLVVILELNGHAYQYLWPTNLWLADYQHALIPALHFIALSWWVRRFLDTPRKAPVFDLALRGITLAALGMIALSIADQYAIGNQLAFWVGTTMTLLIFVATLRVLWRGYRPARLFLLAQFAPLVGALLTLARALGLAPDTLWIEHAFQMGVSLEVMLFSLALAQRIELLRQEKQQAQQRAETDPLTGLFNREGLSRRVSDLCDRRAPYALMVVDLDRFKPVNDQLGHEAGDAVLIAVAERMRALVRAEGDSVARIGGDEFVLILRGMTHETDAGVVAAKLLESLATAIPTPAGEVRIGASIGIALSPADGQQLARLLQVADQAMYRAKQDGRNRWHYDGHRNGYQAENPSVVAK, encoded by the coding sequence ATGAAAAACAGTTTTTTATACAAGGTCGTGATTTTGTTGACACTGACGATTTTCCGGCTGAGTGATGCCCTGTCCGCCCCACTAGTGCTGGAGGATCGCCCCCAGGGCCAGCGCGCCGAGGGCTATCTCTCCGTGTTGCGCGATCCCAGCGGCCGTCTGGACTTCGATCAGGTTCGCGAACGCTCCTTCACCCCGCTTGCAGGGCAAGCTGGATTTGGCTTTACCCATGATGCGATCTGGCTGAAACTCGACGTTCATGAGAATACCGGGGCTTTGGAGCCTGATGACGGTCACTGGTGGCTGGAAGTGGCCCTGCCGTCCTTGGACGACCTGCGTCTCTACGTGCCCGATGCCGATGGGCACTACCGGATGACCCGCGTGGGCGACCACCAACCCTTTGCCGAGCGTCCGCTCGCCCATCGACTGTTCATATTTCCGCTCGCACTTCCCGGCCCCGGCACCTACAGCCTGTATCTGCGCGTGGCGACCGGCGACAGTCTGGCAGTTCCCGTGCGACTGTGGGGGCCGCAGTCGTTACGCGAGCGCATGGCGCACGAGAATCTCTGGCTGGGCATCAGCTACGGCCTCATCCTGGGCATGCTGATCTACAACGCTTTTCTCTGGATCGCGTTGCGCGATTCGCTCTATGGCATCTATGTGCTGGCCTGTCTGACCTCGCTGGTGGTCATTCTCGAATTGAACGGCCACGCCTACCAGTACCTCTGGCCAACGAATCTCTGGCTGGCCGATTACCAGCATGCGCTGATACCCGCGCTGCATTTCATCGCCCTGTCCTGGTGGGTGCGCCGCTTTCTCGACACGCCCAGAAAGGCGCCGGTTTTCGATCTGGCGCTGCGCGGGATCACGCTGGCCGCGCTAGGAATGATCGCCTTGAGCATCGCCGATCAGTACGCGATTGGCAATCAACTGGCGTTCTGGGTCGGCACCACCATGACGCTCCTGATCTTCGTTGCAACGCTGCGCGTTCTGTGGCGCGGTTATCGACCTGCACGCTTGTTTCTGCTCGCTCAATTCGCACCACTGGTCGGCGCGCTCCTGACCCTGGCGCGTGCGCTTGGGCTTGCCCCGGATACACTCTGGATTGAGCATGCGTTCCAGATGGGCGTGTCGCTGGAAGTGATGCTGTTCTCGCTCGCCCTGGCGCAGCGGATCGAGTTGCTGAGGCAGGAGAAACAGCAGGCCCAGCAACGGGCAGAAACCGATCCGTTGACCGGACTGTTCAACCGTGAAGGTCTGTCACGGCGAGTCAGCGATCTGTGTGATCGACGGGCACCCTATGCACTGATGGTCGTGGATCTCGATCGCTTCAAGCCCGTCAATGATCAACTGGGTCATGAGGCCGGTGATGCCGTGCTGATCGCGGTCGCCGAGCGGATGCGCGCCCTGGTGCGTGCCGAGGGTGATAGCGTCGCGCGTATCGGTGGCGATGAATTCGTGCTGATTCTGCGCGGCATGACACACGAAACCGATGCGGGGGTCGTCGCCGCTAAACTGCTGGAGAGTCTGGCGACCGCCATACCGACTCCCGCCGGCGAGGTCCGTATCGGCGCGAGTATCGGCATTGCGCTGTCCCCGGCGGACGGACAACAACTCGCCCGTCTATTGCAAGTGGCCGATCAGGCGATGTATCGCGCAAAGCAAGACGGTCGTAACCGCTGGCATTACGATGGCCATCGCAACGGCTACCAGGCTGAGAATCCGAGCGTGGTAGCTAAATAG